The Microbacterium sp. W4I20 genome segment AAGGAAGGCGTCGTCACCGTCGAGGAGTCGCAGACCTTCGGCACCGAGCTCGAGCTCACCGAGGGCATGCGCTTCGACAAGGGCTACCTGAACCCGTACTTCGTCACGGACCCCGACCGCCAGGAGGCGGTGTTCGAGGACGCGTACATCCTCATCGCGAACCAGAAGATCTCCAACATCAAGGACCTTCTGCCGATCGTCGACAAGGTGATCCAGGACGGCAAGGAGCTCGTCATCATCGCCGAGGACGTCGAGGGCGAAGCCCTTGCGACCCTGGTGCTGAACAAGCTCAAGGGCATCTTCAAGTCGGTCGCCGTGAAGGCTCCCGGCTTCGGTGACCGTCGCAAGGCGCAGCTGCAGGACATCGCCATCCTCACCGGTGGTCAGGTCATCACCGAAGAGGTCGGTCTCAAGCTCGAGAACGCCACGCTCGACCTGCTGGGTCGCGCGCGCAAGGTCATCGTCACGAAGGACGAGACCACGATCGTCGAGGGTGCCGGTGAGGCAGACCAGATCGAGGGTCGCGTCACGCAGATCCGCCGCGAGATCGAGAACACCGACAGCGACTACGACCGCGAGAAGCTCCAGGAGCGTCTCGCCAAGCTCGCCGGCGGCGTCGCCGTCATCAAGGCGGGTGCGGCGACCGAGGTCGAGCTCAAGGAGCGCAAGCACCGCATCGAAGACGCCGTGCGCAACGCGAAGGCTGCCGTCGAAGAGGGCATCGTCCCCGGTGGTGGCGTCGCGCTCATCCAGTCGGGCACGAAGGCTCTCGACGCTCTCTCGCTCACGGGCGACGAGGCGACCGGCGCGAACATCGTCCGCGTCGCGATCGAGGCTCCGCTGAAGCAGATCGCGCTGAACGCCGGTCTCGAGCCGGGCGTCGTGGCGAACAAGGTCTCCGAGCTCCCCGCGGGCCAGGGCCTGAACGCAGCGACCGGTGAGTACGTCGACATGTTCGCCGCCGGCATCATCGACCCGGCGAAGGTGACCCGCTCGGCGCTGCAGAACGCTGCGTCGATCGCGGCGCTGTTCCTCACCACCGAGGTCGTCGTCGCCGACAAGCCCGAGAAGGCTTCGGCGCCGATGGGTGACCCGTCGGGCGGCATGGACTTCTGACGCTTCGACAAGCTCAGCGAGCCAATCGCTGAAGAACGCCCCCGGCTTCGGCCGGGGGCGTTCTTCGTGTCACGAGCCACTCGGCCGTGGCGCCGACAGGGTCAGCGGAACAGGCTCGCCGAGTACTGATCCGCGTCTGCGTACTGCGTGGCGGCCGAACCGAGCGATGTGCCGATCGAGTCCAGAACCTGCTCGACGTGCAGCTGCGCACCCTGCCACTGCTCGGCGCAGCCCTGGAACGCGGTCGATGCGCTGCCGACCCAGGACGACTGCAACTGCCGCAGCTGGGCCATGAGTGTCGCGGATTCGCTGCGCAGCCGCTCGATGGTGGCGCGGGTCGCGGCGTGCGCCGCCTGGACCGCTTCGGTGTCGACGGTGAAGACGGACATGGGAACTCCTTCTCGTTGGGGTTCCGACGCTAGGGAAACGATCGACGTCGTATCCGCCCGGCCCCACGGTTCCTCCGCGCGCTGTGCGCAATCGCTCGACGGGAGCGGCTGTGCAGGAGGGTCTACAGCTCCAGCCGGTCGAGCGGCTGCGTGTCTTCGAGCAGGTGCGCGGGCGTCGCGCGCGACGGAGCGAGCGGGAGCGTGACCGTGAAGGTCGCCCCACCTCCGTCGGTCTCCGAGACGGTGACCGAGCCGTGGAGCGCCTTCACGATGGATGCGACGATCGCGAGCCCCAGACCGGACCCGCCCGTCTCCCTGGCGCGCGAGGTGTCGGCACGCCAGAAACGCTCGAAGATCTGGTCGCGGATCTGGGCCGGGATCCCCTCGCCGTGATCGACGACCGAGATGCTCCCCGTACCGCGGACGCGGTCCGAGTCCACGACGATCTCGATCGGTCCGTCCTCGGGGGAGAAGCGGCGCGCATTGCCGAGGAGATTGGTGACGACCTGACGCACCTTGTTCTCCTCGCCCAGCACGATCGGCGGAGTACGCACCGGGATGTCCGGCACCTCGGTGAAGTCGATCGCCGGATGCTGCTCGGCCGATCGGGGCCGGCGCCTCAGCCGGGCCAGCGTCGCCCGCGACAGTCCCCGCGGTGCGGGCGTGGTCTGCGGCGGTGCGGCGACCAGCCGGATGGTCGTGGACGGCGTGGCGTCCACCGTGCGGTCGATCACGGACACCGTGCGCCCCGGTGCGGCGGCGCGCAGATCGAGCGCGGCATCCCTGGCGATGGGCCGAAGGTCGAGCGGCTCGATCTCGGGCTCGCGTTCCTCGTCGAGGCGCGCCAGCGCGAGCAGGTCCTCGACCAGCACGCCCATGCGGATCGCCTCCTTCTCGATGCGCTCCATGGCCCGCGCCGTGTCCTCCTCGCCCTGGATGGCACCCATCCGGTACAGCTCCGCGTAGCCGCGCACGCTGACGAGCGGAGTCCTCAGCTCATGGCTGGCGTCGCCGATGAAGCGGCGCATGTGCTGCACGGTGCGATCGCGTTGTGCGAGGGATCGGTCGACCCGGTCGAGCATGGTGTTGATGGCCCCGTTGAGCCGGCCGACCTCGGTGGTCGGCTCGAGATCCGTGAGTCGCTGCCGGAAGTCCCCGGCAGCGATCGACATGGCCGTCGCTTCGACCTGGCCGAGCCGGCGGAACGTGAGGGTGACGAGTCCCCGGGTGAGGAGCGCCGCGATGATGATGGTGATCAGTGCGATGGTGATGTAGATGCCGAAGTACTGGCTGATGATGCGATCGACCTCGGAGAGCGGCATCGCGACCATCTGCACCCGCAGCCCGCCGCCCTCGGCGTTCTGGGTCGCCGCCGCCGCCCGGTGCATGGTCTTGTCGGCGCCGGGGAGGTCGAACACGGTGTCGGCCTCGGACTGCGCCTTCTGCAGCGAATAGGTCTCCGGGAAGTCCGGCGCCTCATCGGGTGAGCCCCCTGTCGAAGCCTGCAGGACGCCCTCGGCGTCGTACACGGCGAAGGCGAAGTCCCGGGGGCGCTCATCCTTCGGCGTGTAGATCGTGGTTCCTTCGACGACCGCCGTCTCGAAGTAGCGTTCGACGAGGTCACTGGAGACGAGAGCCGGAAGTTGCGCGTCGATGTTCTGGATCAGCGCGGAGCGCAGGATCGGGACGGTGCCGATGCCGGCGACGAGCAGTCCGAGCGCGAGCACGGCGACGGTCACTCCGGTGACCTTGGCCCGAAGGCTGGTGCGCCGCCACCAGCTGGTGACCGCATCCGGCTTGTGCGCCATGCGATCCTCCCGGGTCCGGCTTCGTCGCCGGCTCGGCGGCGTCGATGGTGTCGCGGTCGATCAGACCGTCTTGCCGACCTTGAGCATGTAGCCGAAACCGCGCTTGGTCTGGATCAGCGACTCCTCGGTGTGCGGGTCGATCTTGCGCCGAAGGTAGGAGATGTAGCTCTCCACGATCCCGGCGTCGCCGTTGAAGTCGTACTCCCAGACGTGGTCGAGGATCTGCGCCTTCGACAGCACGCGGTTGGGGTTCAGCATCAGGTAGCGCAGCAGCTTGAACTCGGTCGGGCTGAGCTCGATCGCCTCCTTGCCGGCATGCACATCGTGGGTGTCCTGATCCATCGCGAGCTCGCCGGCGCGGATGACCGACTCCTCGTCGGCCTGCATCGTACGGCGGAGGATCGCCTGTGCCCGGGCGACGATCTCGTCGAGGCTGAAAGGTTTGGTGACGTAGTCGTCGCCGCCGGCGTTGAGTCCCTCGATCTTGTCGTCGGTGCCGTCTTTGGCGGTGAGGAACAGGATGGGAGCCGTGAACCCGGCGCCGCGGAGGCGCTTGGTCACGCTGAAGCCGTTCATGTCGGGGAGCATGACGTCGAGGATGATGAGGTCGGGCTCCTCCTCGAGGACGGCCGAGATCGTGGCGGCGCC includes the following:
- a CDS encoding cell wall metabolism sensor histidine kinase WalK, with translation MAHKPDAVTSWWRRTSLRAKVTGVTVAVLALGLLVAGIGTVPILRSALIQNIDAQLPALVSSDLVERYFETAVVEGTTIYTPKDERPRDFAFAVYDAEGVLQASTGGSPDEAPDFPETYSLQKAQSEADTVFDLPGADKTMHRAAAATQNAEGGGLRVQMVAMPLSEVDRIISQYFGIYITIALITIIIAALLTRGLVTLTFRRLGQVEATAMSIAAGDFRQRLTDLEPTTEVGRLNGAINTMLDRVDRSLAQRDRTVQHMRRFIGDASHELRTPLVSVRGYAELYRMGAIQGEEDTARAMERIEKEAIRMGVLVEDLLALARLDEEREPEIEPLDLRPIARDAALDLRAAAPGRTVSVIDRTVDATPSTTIRLVAAPPQTTPAPRGLSRATLARLRRRPRSAEQHPAIDFTEVPDIPVRTPPIVLGEENKVRQVVTNLLGNARRFSPEDGPIEIVVDSDRVRGTGSISVVDHGEGIPAQIRDQIFERFWRADTSRARETGGSGLGLAIVASIVKALHGSVTVSETDGGGATFTVTLPLAPSRATPAHLLEDTQPLDRLEL
- a CDS encoding response regulator transcription factor, yielding MTAARILVVDDEPNIRDLLSTGLSFAGFQVKTVANGAATISAVLEEEPDLIILDVMLPDMNGFSVTKRLRGAGFTAPILFLTAKDGTDDKIEGLNAGGDDYVTKPFSLDEIVARAQAILRRTMQADEESVIRAGELAMDQDTHDVHAGKEAIELSPTEFKLLRYLMLNPNRVLSKAQILDHVWEYDFNGDAGIVESYISYLRRKIDPHTEESLIQTKRGFGYMLKVGKTV
- a CDS encoding WXG100 family type VII secretion target gives rise to the protein MSVFTVDTEAVQAAHAATRATIERLRSESATLMAQLRQLQSSWVGSASTAFQGCAEQWQGAQLHVEQVLDSIGTSLGSAATQYADADQYSASLFR
- the groL gene encoding chaperonin GroEL (60 kDa chaperone family; promotes refolding of misfolded polypeptides especially under stressful conditions; forms two stacked rings of heptamers to form a barrel-shaped 14mer; ends can be capped by GroES; misfolded proteins enter the barrel where they are refolded when GroES binds), coding for MAKIIAFDEEARRGLERGLNILADAVKVTLGPRGRNVVLEKKWGAPTITNDGVSIAKEIELDDPYEKIGAELVKEVAKKTDDVAGDGTTTATVLAQALVREGLRNVAAGADPISLKRGIEKAVAAITEELLASAKEIDSKEQIAATASISAADPAIGELIAEAIDKVGKEGVVTVEESQTFGTELELTEGMRFDKGYLNPYFVTDPDRQEAVFEDAYILIANQKISNIKDLLPIVDKVIQDGKELVIIAEDVEGEALATLVLNKLKGIFKSVAVKAPGFGDRRKAQLQDIAILTGGQVITEEVGLKLENATLDLLGRARKVIVTKDETTIVEGAGEADQIEGRVTQIRREIENTDSDYDREKLQERLAKLAGGVAVIKAGAATEVELKERKHRIEDAVRNAKAAVEEGIVPGGGVALIQSGTKALDALSLTGDEATGANIVRVAIEAPLKQIALNAGLEPGVVANKVSELPAGQGLNAATGEYVDMFAAGIIDPAKVTRSALQNAASIAALFLTTEVVVADKPEKASAPMGDPSGGMDF